A region of Haloplanus sp. XH21 DNA encodes the following proteins:
- the priS gene encoding DNA primase small subunit PriS, whose product MDRRTREYLTGRFGDYYRSADPSLPPAASAREWGHIPWTSGEATTMVRHQSIYDLGDVGDFLQREAPRHVYFSAAQYDDPGAASMDDKGWQGADLVFDLDADHLPAIDPETATYAEMLAACKDALRRLLDLLETDFGFDDVTVVFSGGRGYHVHVRDEGVADLDSAARREIVDYVRAVDLDVEGLVRTRAVGGTTRRELRTRGGWGRRTHRRLQTFVDDLQSLDEAAAKERLMAFDGIGEGRADTLLGAFVENPDAVDRGNVEVGGPGARTLVEALAEETVAAETAPIDEPVTTDTHRLIRLPGSLHGGSGLVVRRLDRDEIDDFDPLVDAVPERFTRQSVRIEVTDPGTVALDGDSFTLDAGEHSVPECVGVFLMTRDRARKVKE is encoded by the coding sequence GTCGCTCCCCCCTGCCGCATCGGCGCGGGAGTGGGGGCACATTCCGTGGACGAGCGGCGAGGCGACCACGATGGTCCGCCACCAGTCCATCTACGATCTCGGCGACGTGGGCGACTTCCTCCAGCGCGAGGCGCCCAGACACGTCTACTTCTCCGCGGCGCAGTACGACGATCCGGGTGCGGCGTCGATGGACGACAAGGGGTGGCAGGGCGCCGACCTCGTGTTCGATCTGGACGCCGATCACCTCCCGGCTATCGACCCCGAGACGGCCACGTACGCGGAAATGCTCGCGGCGTGTAAGGACGCCCTCCGTCGGTTGCTGGATCTCCTCGAGACCGACTTCGGCTTCGACGACGTGACCGTGGTGTTCTCCGGGGGCCGCGGCTACCACGTCCACGTCCGCGACGAGGGGGTGGCCGACCTGGATTCGGCGGCCCGCCGCGAAATCGTCGACTACGTCCGCGCGGTCGACCTCGACGTCGAGGGACTGGTGCGGACCCGCGCGGTCGGCGGGACGACGCGGCGCGAACTCCGCACGCGCGGTGGGTGGGGACGACGCACCCACCGTCGCCTGCAGACGTTCGTCGACGACCTGCAGTCGCTGGACGAGGCGGCGGCGAAAGAACGGCTCATGGCGTTCGATGGCATCGGCGAGGGGCGGGCGGACACCCTGCTCGGCGCCTTCGTCGAGAACCCCGACGCGGTCGACCGGGGCAACGTCGAGGTCGGCGGTCCGGGCGCGCGCACCCTCGTCGAAGCGCTCGCCGAAGAGACGGTGGCGGCGGAGACGGCGCCCATCGACGAACCGGTGACGACGGACACGCATCGGCTGATCCGCCTGCCGGGGAGTCTCCACGGCGGGAGCGGGCTCGTCGTCCGCCGCCTCGACCGCGACGAGATCGACGACTTCGACCCGCTGGTCGACGCCGTCCCCGAACGGTTCACGCGACAGTCCGTTCGGATCGAGGTGACCGATCCCGGGACGGTCGCACTCGACGGCGACAGTTTTACACTGGACGCCGGTGAGCACTCAGTACCGGAGTGCGTCGGCGTCTTCCTGATGACGCGCGACCGGG